The stretch of DNA CTGTTCGAGGACCTGGACGACAGCGAGATCGTGCAGGAGCAACCGGTTTTCAATCAGCGCAAGTCGGTGATTATCACGGGTAACTACAGCAAGGCCTGGGCGGTAAAAAGCGCCATACCTCTGATGAGGCATGGAGTTGCGATAGCCCAAGACGGCGAGCGAACGCATTCCTATGTGTTTCCAGATGGCGTCTATCTGGTTCACATCAAATTTGCTTCCATGCAGGAACTGGTTGATGTGAATGAGACGCGGATGCAGTTGGGTCGTGCTGAACTGCCGGGTATGCCCGGTTTGGGATGGCAAAAGGCGAACAACCACGCCCGACGGTTCTTTGAGAAGGCTGAAAGCCTCGAGGTTACGCCCTGGGATGAAGCTGTGAAACACGCATATGACGTGATCCTGTCAGACATGAAGTTCAGCGAGAATGACGGCGTTATCCGGTCCCCCGGTATACCGCATATCGCACGAACAACATTGCCTGATTGGTTCAAATCACACTGATGGATCAGATCAGTAAG from Tateyamaria omphalii encodes:
- a CDS encoding glycosyltransferase family 2 protein, whose translation is MVYRDYFALTQWVRHYSNQLGIENLFIVAHGHDPKVNEIAAGANIWTIPRDNLEKFDRRRNWMLNKFQSGLLKFYDWVIRTDTDELICVDPDKHDNLKDLLAKQSDDAVFAIGLDLFEDLDDSEIVQEQPVFNQRKSVIITGNYSKAWAVKSAIPLMRHGVAIAQDGERTHSYVFPDGVYLVHIKFASMQELVDVNETRMQLGRAELPGMPGLGWQKANNHARRFFEKAESLEVTPWDEAVKHAYDVILSDMKFSENDGVIRSPGIPHIARTTLPDWFKSH